One Methylobacterium sp. 77 DNA window includes the following coding sequences:
- a CDS encoding TIM44-like domain-containing protein, with product MFTSSTRRTRAATIFALAAVLAVAAPVAEARPGGGGGMGSRGSKTFNAPSSTTTAPSAAPIQRSQTQPGPAMGNPGMNSAATQRPRFGGGFMAGLLGAGLLGALLGGGFFGGLGGIASMIGLLLQVGLIVMVVAFAVRWFRRRQGSPAPAGYARSEMSGNSNQGGYGSAPGMGAGPAMGAAPRGAPQPTIGKVDIGPGDFQSFEIALNDVQTAYGREDVQALRNLATPEMASYFIEELGANESRGVVNRISNVKLLQGDLSEAWSEGRMEYATLAMRYAITDVTIDRRSNQTVETGEPEALELWTFVRERGGRWILSAIQQGR from the coding sequence ATGTTCACCTCCTCCACGCGTCGCACGCGCGCCGCGACCATCTTCGCGCTTGCCGCGGTGCTGGCCGTCGCTGCGCCCGTTGCCGAGGCCCGTCCGGGCGGCGGCGGCGGCATGGGCTCGCGCGGCTCGAAGACGTTCAATGCACCCTCTTCCACGACTACGGCCCCGAGCGCGGCGCCGATCCAGCGCTCGCAGACGCAGCCCGGACCGGCCATGGGTAATCCCGGCATGAACAGTGCCGCCACGCAGCGCCCCCGCTTCGGCGGCGGGTTCATGGCCGGCCTGCTCGGCGCGGGCCTGCTCGGCGCGCTTCTGGGCGGTGGCTTCTTCGGCGGCCTCGGCGGTATCGCATCGATGATCGGCCTCCTCTTGCAGGTCGGCCTCATCGTGATGGTCGTGGCCTTCGCCGTGCGCTGGTTCCGCCGCCGCCAGGGCAGCCCGGCCCCCGCCGGCTATGCCCGTTCGGAAATGTCCGGCAATTCCAACCAGGGCGGATATGGCTCCGCTCCTGGCATGGGAGCCGGACCGGCGATGGGTGCTGCTCCGCGCGGTGCCCCGCAGCCGACCATCGGCAAGGTCGATATTGGCCCCGGCGATTTCCAGAGCTTCGAGATCGCGCTCAACGACGTTCAGACGGCCTATGGCCGCGAGGACGTCCAGGCGTTGCGCAACCTCGCGACACCGGAAATGGCGAGCTACTTCATCGAGGAACTGGGCGCCAACGAATCCCGTGGCGTGGTCAACCGGATCTCGAATGTGAAGTTGCTGCAGGGCGACCTGTCGGAAGCCTGGAGCGAGGGCCGGATGGAATACGCCACCCTGGCGATGCGCTACGCCATCACCGATGTGACGATCGACCGTCGCAGCAACCAGACCGTCGAAACCGGCGAGCCGGAGGCCCTGGAGCTCTGGACTTTCGTGCGCGAGCGCGGCGGCCGTTGGATCCTTTCGGCGATCCAGCAGGGTCGCTAA
- a CDS encoding CoA pyrophosphatase, with protein sequence MSFDALADLLDRAGRGLSPTPPEPDDPISNPRGDHDLDPVGIALRPGKPHRPAAVLVPVFVRDSELSVLFTVRASHLRDHSGQIAFPGGKIEPDDRSPADAALREAEEEIGLRATDIRILGYLDAYLSATGFLVMPVVGLCDADARLELDPGEVEEVFEVPLARLMDPVRRRLGVGVWQDRPRRYYAIPFGERMIWGVTAGIVNNLHERLFP encoded by the coding sequence ATGAGTTTCGACGCACTCGCCGACCTGCTCGACAGGGCGGGGCGCGGCCTCTCCCCTACCCCGCCCGAGCCCGACGACCCGATCTCGAACCCGCGGGGCGATCACGACCTCGATCCCGTCGGCATCGCGCTTCGCCCTGGCAAGCCACACCGGCCGGCGGCGGTTCTCGTCCCTGTCTTCGTCAGGGACTCGGAACTCTCGGTGCTGTTCACGGTCAGGGCCTCGCACCTGCGCGACCATTCCGGCCAGATCGCCTTTCCCGGCGGGAAGATCGAACCCGACGACAGGAGCCCCGCCGACGCCGCTCTACGCGAAGCCGAAGAAGAGATCGGACTTCGGGCCACCGACATCCGCATTCTCGGCTATCTCGACGCCTATCTCTCCGCCACAGGCTTCCTGGTCATGCCCGTGGTCGGCCTTTGTGATGCCGATGCGAGGCTCGAACTCGATCCCGGCGAGGTGGAGGAGGTATTCGAGGTTCCGCTGGCACGCCTCATGGACCCGGTCCGCCGCAGGCTCGGTGTCGGCGTGTGGCAGGATCGTCCGCGCCGCTACTACGCGATCCCATTCGGAGAGCGCATGATCTGGGGCGTCACCGCGGGAATCGTGAACAATCTGCACGAACGCCTGTTTCCGTGA
- a CDS encoding CCA tRNA nucleotidyltransferase has translation MTIRTLHRDGLADLLADPDISHLLSVLKAETEETRIVGGAVRDALLGYVSSDVDLATTLLPKEVMRRATATSLRAIPTGIEHGTVTVLRGDRAFEITTLREDIETDGRHAVVRFGRDFARDAARRDFTINALSIDEKGELHDTTEGVADLETGRVRFIGDAATRIREDALRILRFFRFHARYGIGAPDQEGFRAAMEAAQALDGLSRERVRSELLKLLEGPGAVEVIATMRKAGLLERIIGTDGHLDRLTRAIAAETMDANQMRAATRLAALAVDTVTDATWLRQALRLSNEEHDLLEAYATARRAIESLPTIRAIDMRRLAATHDLPGLALAVDVLSPARTQQIGPEAHAELAAFLDGTRPVPRFPLRGSDLVTAGVSPGRSVGKGLEAARSLWLERGCLSGEEEHTLLLDFAVAAAGTKG, from the coding sequence ATGACGATCCGGACCTTGCATCGCGATGGGCTCGCAGACCTTCTCGCGGATCCGGACATTTCGCATCTGCTCTCAGTGCTGAAGGCGGAGACCGAGGAAACACGCATCGTCGGCGGCGCCGTCCGAGACGCCCTGCTCGGATATGTCAGTTCGGATGTCGATCTCGCCACCACCCTGCTGCCGAAGGAGGTGATGCGGCGTGCAACCGCCACGTCCCTCAGGGCCATTCCCACTGGTATCGAGCATGGGACAGTGACGGTTCTTCGCGGAGACCGGGCATTCGAGATCACGACCCTGCGCGAGGATATCGAGACCGACGGCCGGCATGCGGTAGTGAGGTTCGGGCGGGATTTCGCCCGTGATGCCGCGCGGCGCGACTTTACCATCAACGCTCTCTCCATCGACGAGAAAGGCGAGCTGCACGACACCACCGAGGGCGTCGCCGATCTCGAAACGGGCCGCGTCCGCTTCATAGGCGACGCAGCGACCCGAATTCGCGAGGATGCTCTGCGTATCCTCCGCTTCTTCCGCTTCCATGCACGCTACGGCATCGGCGCCCCGGACCAGGAGGGATTCCGTGCCGCGATGGAAGCGGCGCAAGCTCTCGACGGCCTGTCGCGAGAACGCGTCCGATCGGAACTACTGAAACTCCTCGAAGGCCCTGGCGCCGTCGAGGTGATCGCCACCATGCGCAAGGCCGGGCTGCTGGAGCGTATCATCGGGACGGACGGACACCTCGATCGCTTGACGCGCGCCATCGCGGCAGAAACGATGGATGCTAATCAGATGAGGGCCGCGACGCGACTTGCCGCGCTCGCGGTCGATACCGTCACTGACGCCACATGGTTGAGGCAGGCGCTGCGCCTGTCCAACGAGGAGCACGACCTGCTCGAAGCCTATGCGACCGCGCGGCGCGCGATCGAGAGTCTGCCGACGATCCGAGCCATCGACATGCGTCGGCTGGCAGCCACGCATGACCTGCCGGGTTTAGCTCTGGCTGTCGATGTGCTGAGCCCAGCCCGGACGCAACAGATAGGCCCCGAGGCTCACGCCGAGCTGGCGGCCTTCCTCGACGGGACGCGGCCAGTACCGCGATTTCCCTTGAGAGGGAGCGACCTCGTTACGGCGGGCGTTTCGCCAGGCCGCTCGGTCGGGAAGGGTCTCGAAGCGGCCCGTTCCCTGTGGCTTGAACGGGGATGTCTCTCGGGGGAGGAGGAGCACACCCTTCTCCTCGACTTTGCCGTCGCTGCGGCCGGGACGAAAGGCTGA
- the atpC gene encoding ATP synthase F1 subunit epsilon, whose product MATFQFDFVGPERTVYSGQIEAVQLPGVEGEMTVLPGHAPVLTALKVGVIVINEAGHAGKRVLVRGGFADIGPTMVTVIAERANPFEEITPESLDKDIAALEMQRDATEDFAKKDEINGQIVQLQDAKVALNF is encoded by the coding sequence ATGGCCACCTTCCAGTTCGATTTCGTCGGCCCCGAGCGGACGGTCTATTCAGGCCAGATCGAGGCCGTGCAACTCCCCGGTGTCGAGGGCGAAATGACCGTCCTTCCCGGTCACGCTCCCGTCCTGACCGCTCTCAAGGTCGGCGTCATCGTGATCAACGAGGCCGGTCATGCCGGCAAGCGCGTGCTGGTGCGTGGCGGTTTCGCCGATATCGGTCCGACCATGGTCACGGTCATCGCCGAGCGGGCCAACCCGTTCGAGGAGATCACCCCGGAATCCTTGGACAAGGACATCGCGGCCCTCGAGATGCAGCGCGACGCGACCGAGGACTTCGCCAAGAAGGATGAGATCAACGGTCAGATCGTCCAGCTTCAGGATGCCAAAGTCGCCCTGAACTTCTGA
- the atpD gene encoding F0F1 ATP synthase subunit beta, with product MANTALPGAGSTKVGKITQVIGPVVDVHFDGHLPEILNALETKNNGNRLVLEVAMQLGESTVRCVAMDTSEGLVRGQEVTDTGEAIKVPVGFNTLGRIMNVIGEPIDEAGPIVSETLRAIHQPAPSYAEQSTESQILVTGIKVVDLLAPYAKGGKIGLFGGAGVGKTVLIMELINNIAKVHSGYSVFAGVGERTREGNDLYHEMIESKVNMDPKENNGSAEGSKCALVYGQMNESPGARSRVALTGLTIAEDFRDQGQDVLFFVDNIFRFTQAGSEVSALLGRIPSAVGYQPTLATDMGALQERITTTNKGSITSVQAIYVPADDLTDPAPAASFAHLDATTVLSRSIAEKGIYPAVDPLDSTSRMLNPAVLGEEHYAVARQVQQTLQRYKALQDIIAILGMDELSEEDKLTVARARKIERFFSQPFSVAEIFTGSPGIQVPLADTIKGFKGLVNGDYDDLPEAAFYMVGTIEDAKEKAKKIAAAA from the coding sequence ATGGCGAATACCGCTCTCCCCGGCGCCGGCTCCACCAAGGTCGGCAAGATTACCCAGGTCATCGGCCCCGTGGTCGACGTTCATTTCGACGGCCACCTGCCCGAGATCCTGAACGCCCTCGAGACCAAGAACAACGGCAACCGCCTCGTCCTCGAAGTGGCCATGCAGCTCGGTGAGAGCACCGTGCGCTGCGTCGCCATGGACACGTCGGAAGGCCTCGTGCGTGGTCAGGAAGTGACCGATACCGGCGAGGCCATCAAGGTCCCGGTCGGTTTCAACACCCTCGGCCGCATCATGAACGTCATCGGCGAGCCGATCGACGAAGCCGGTCCGATCGTGTCGGAGACGCTCCGCGCCATCCACCAGCCGGCCCCGTCCTATGCCGAGCAATCCACCGAGTCGCAGATCCTCGTCACCGGCATCAAGGTCGTCGATCTCCTCGCTCCTTACGCGAAGGGCGGCAAGATCGGTCTCTTCGGTGGCGCCGGCGTCGGCAAGACCGTGCTGATCATGGAGCTCATCAACAACATCGCCAAGGTGCACTCGGGCTACTCGGTCTTCGCCGGCGTCGGCGAGCGCACCCGCGAGGGCAACGATCTCTATCACGAGATGATCGAGTCCAAGGTCAACATGGACCCCAAGGAGAACAACGGTTCGGCCGAAGGCTCCAAATGCGCTCTGGTCTATGGCCAGATGAACGAGTCGCCCGGCGCCCGTTCGCGCGTGGCTCTCACCGGCCTGACCATCGCCGAGGATTTCCGCGACCAGGGCCAGGACGTTCTGTTCTTCGTGGACAACATCTTCCGCTTCACCCAGGCCGGTTCGGAAGTGTCGGCTCTTCTCGGCCGTATTCCCTCGGCCGTGGGCTACCAGCCGACGCTCGCCACCGACATGGGTGCCCTGCAGGAGCGCATCACGACCACCAACAAGGGCTCGATCACCTCGGTGCAGGCCATCTACGTGCCGGCCGACGATCTGACCGACCCGGCGCCCGCCGCCTCGTTCGCCCACTTGGACGCCACCACCGTGCTGTCCCGCTCGATCGCCGAGAAGGGCATCTACCCGGCCGTCGATCCGCTGGATTCGACCTCGCGCATGCTCAACCCCGCCGTTCTCGGCGAGGAGCACTACGCCGTCGCGCGTCAGGTCCAGCAGACCCTGCAGCGCTACAAGGCGCTCCAGGACATCATCGCGATCCTGGGCATGGATGAGCTGTCCGAGGAGGACAAGCTCACCGTCGCCCGCGCCCGCAAGATCGAGCGCTTCTTCTCGCAGCCCTTCTCGGTGGCCGAGATCTTCACCGGCTCGCCGGGCATTCAGGTTCCGCTCGCCGACACCATCAAGGGCTTCAAGGGCCTCGTGAACGGCGATTACGACGACCTGCCTGAGGCGGCGTTCTACATGGTCGGCACGATCGAGGACGCCAAGGAGAAGGCGAAGAAGATCGCGGCTGCGGCCTGA
- a CDS encoding DUF6111 family protein yields the protein MIRRLVEEVLIFLLPFALFGLYLAIRGRNPRHSAHWEGFVFRLTMGGLVLVILSLVLTGLVGETHRGGYVPPRLENGQVVPGHFQ from the coding sequence ATGATCCGTCGCCTCGTCGAAGAAGTCCTCATTTTCCTGCTGCCGTTCGCGCTGTTCGGCCTCTATCTCGCGATCAGGGGACGCAACCCGCGCCACAGCGCCCACTGGGAAGGGTTCGTGTTCCGCCTGACCATGGGAGGGCTCGTGCTGGTAATCCTGTCTCTCGTCCTTACCGGGTTGGTCGGCGAGACGCACCGCGGCGGCTACGTTCCCCCGAGGCTCGAGAACGGACAGGTCGTTCCCGGACATTTCCAATGA
- a CDS encoding sodium-translocating pyrophosphatase yields the protein MTALLLIILGGLCAVAYGIVTINDVMKRDAGTQRMQEIAGAIAEGAQAYLRRQYATIGIVGLVLFVALAYFLGLKVAIGFLIGAVLSGAAGFIGMNVSVRANVRTAQAASTSLGAGLDVAFKSGAVTGMFVAGLALLGVALYYTFLTRVSGLAPASREVIDSLVALGFGASLISIFARLGGGIFTKGADVGGDLVGKVEAGIPEDDPRNPATIADNVGDNVGDCAGMAADLFETYAVTVVATMVLAAIFFAGQTDIGGRNILEAMLLYPLAIGSSCILTSIAGTYAVRLGANQSIMGALYKGLVTAGALSIVAIALVNVALFGGFATEFKTNAGVTFTSGGLFGCAVIGLVITALIVVITEYYTGTNFRPVKSIADASVTGHGTNVIQGLAISLESTALPALVIVAGIIATYSLAGLFGIAIAVTAMLALAGFIVALDAFGPVTDNAGGIAEMAGLPPEVRKSTDALDAVGNTTKAVTKGYAIGSAGLGALVLFAAYTSDLNYFIANASPTQYRFFQGVTVDFSLSNPYVVVGLLLGGLIPFLFGGMAMTAVGRAAGAVVEEVRRQFREKPGIMAGTDRPDYGRAVDMLTRAAIKEMILPSLLPVLSPIVLFFVIQAIAGKNQAFATVGASLLGVILTGLYVAISMTSGGGAWDNAKKYIEDGHHGGKGSDAHKAAVTGDTVGDPYKDTAGPAVNPAIKITNIIALLLLAVLAHL from the coding sequence ATGACCGCATTGTTGCTTATTATCCTGGGCGGGCTGTGCGCCGTCGCCTACGGCATCGTCACGATCAACGACGTCATGAAGCGCGACGCCGGCACTCAGCGGATGCAGGAGATCGCCGGGGCGATCGCGGAAGGCGCGCAGGCCTATCTGCGTCGGCAATACGCCACCATCGGTATCGTCGGATTGGTTCTATTCGTGGCTTTGGCCTACTTCCTCGGGCTCAAGGTCGCCATCGGCTTCCTCATCGGTGCCGTGCTCTCGGGCGCTGCCGGCTTCATCGGCATGAACGTATCGGTGCGCGCGAACGTCCGTACGGCACAGGCGGCCTCGACATCGCTCGGAGCAGGCCTCGACGTGGCCTTCAAGTCGGGTGCCGTCACCGGCATGTTCGTCGCCGGTCTCGCGCTCCTGGGCGTCGCGCTCTACTACACGTTCCTCACGCGAGTATCGGGCCTCGCCCCGGCCAGCCGTGAAGTCATCGACTCGCTGGTGGCACTCGGCTTCGGCGCCTCGTTGATCTCGATTTTCGCCCGCCTCGGCGGCGGCATCTTCACCAAGGGTGCCGATGTCGGCGGCGATCTCGTCGGCAAGGTCGAGGCCGGTATTCCCGAAGACGATCCGCGCAACCCCGCCACTATCGCCGATAACGTGGGCGACAATGTCGGTGACTGCGCCGGCATGGCGGCCGACCTGTTCGAGACCTACGCGGTGACGGTCGTCGCCACCATGGTGCTCGCCGCGATCTTCTTCGCCGGCCAGACCGATATCGGCGGCCGCAACATCCTCGAGGCGATGCTGCTCTATCCGCTCGCCATCGGCTCGTCCTGCATCCTGACCTCGATCGCCGGCACCTATGCCGTGCGGCTCGGCGCCAACCAGTCGATCATGGGAGCGCTCTACAAGGGGCTGGTCACGGCTGGCGCGCTCTCCATCGTCGCCATCGCCCTCGTCAATGTCGCGCTGTTCGGCGGCTTCGCCACCGAGTTCAAGACCAATGCCGGCGTCACCTTCACGTCGGGCGGCCTGTTCGGCTGTGCGGTGATCGGCCTCGTCATCACCGCACTCATCGTGGTGATCACCGAGTACTATACCGGCACCAACTTCCGTCCGGTGAAGTCGATCGCGGACGCTTCCGTCACCGGTCACGGGACCAACGTGATTCAGGGCCTGGCGATCTCACTGGAATCGACGGCGCTGCCGGCCTTGGTCATCGTGGCGGGCATCATCGCCACCTATTCGCTGGCGGGCCTGTTCGGCATCGCCATCGCGGTGACCGCCATGCTGGCGCTCGCGGGCTTCATCGTCGCCCTGGACGCATTCGGCCCGGTCACCGACAATGCCGGCGGCATCGCGGAGATGGCCGGCCTGCCACCGGAGGTGCGCAAGTCCACCGATGCGCTCGATGCCGTCGGCAACACCACCAAGGCCGTCACCAAGGGTTATGCCATCGGGTCGGCCGGCCTCGGCGCCCTGGTGCTCTTCGCCGCCTACACCAGCGACCTGAACTACTTCATCGCCAATGCGAGCCCGACCCAGTACCGCTTCTTCCAGGGCGTGACCGTCGATTTCTCCTTGTCGAACCCCTACGTCGTCGTCGGTCTGCTCCTCGGCGGCCTGATCCCGTTCCTGTTCGGCGGCATGGCGATGACGGCGGTCGGACGCGCCGCCGGTGCGGTGGTCGAGGAGGTGAGGCGTCAGTTCCGTGAAAAGCCCGGCATCATGGCGGGAACGGACCGGCCGGATTACGGACGAGCCGTCGATATGCTCACCCGCGCGGCGATCAAGGAGATGATCCTGCCCTCGCTCCTGCCGGTTCTGTCGCCGATCGTGCTGTTCTTCGTGATCCAGGCGATCGCCGGCAAGAACCAAGCCTTCGCCACCGTGGGCGCGTCCCTGCTCGGCGTGATCCTGACCGGCCTCTACGTCGCGATCTCGATGACCTCCGGCGGCGGCGCGTGGGACAACGCCAAGAAGTACATCGAGGACGGACACCACGGCGGCAAGGGTTCCGACGCACACAAGGCGGCGGTGACCGGCGACACCGTCGGTGACCCCTACAAGGACACGGCGGGACCCGCCGTGAACCCCGCCATCAAGATCACCAACATCATCGCTCTTCTGCTTCTGGCGGTGCTGGCCCACCTTTAG
- a CDS encoding DUF1285 domain-containing protein, which produces MTQTVQPAPDPAIARLSLALDGMPQRGPPPVERWNPPYCGEIDMRIAADGTWFHNGSPIQRPAMVKLFSSILRREPDGRIVLVTPVESVGIVVDDAPFVAVEMAAEGTGEARRLAFRTNVDDLVTVDADHGLRFEEGEDGGLRPYVHVRRGLWALLTRALTYDLLSLGEDRMVDGRPWFGIAGGGRFHAVAPSDGV; this is translated from the coding sequence ATGACACAGACAGTACAGCCCGCACCGGACCCGGCCATCGCCCGGCTCAGTCTGGCGCTCGACGGAATGCCCCAGCGCGGACCGCCGCCGGTGGAGCGCTGGAACCCGCCCTATTGCGGAGAAATCGACATGCGGATCGCCGCGGATGGAACCTGGTTCCACAACGGCTCGCCGATTCAACGCCCGGCGATGGTCAAGCTGTTCTCCTCCATTCTCAGGCGGGAACCCGATGGGCGCATCGTGCTGGTGACACCGGTGGAGAGTGTCGGAATCGTCGTGGACGATGCGCCGTTCGTTGCCGTGGAGATGGCGGCGGAGGGGACAGGCGAGGCGCGACGCCTCGCGTTCCGGACCAATGTCGACGACCTCGTCACCGTGGATGCCGACCATGGCCTGCGATTCGAGGAAGGCGAGGATGGAGGCTTGCGGCCCTATGTGCATGTGCGGCGGGGCCTTTGGGCGCTCCTGACCAGGGCCTTGACCTACGACCTCCTGTCACTCGGCGAGGACCGCATGGTCGACGGTCGGCCATGGTTCGGGATCGCTGGTGGCGGTCGTTTCCACGCCGTCGCGCCCAGCGACGGCGTATGA
- a CDS encoding F0F1 ATP synthase subunit gamma: MASLKDLRNRIASVKGTQKITKAMQMVAAAKLRRAQNAAENARPYAEKMSQVLGNLAANLIGGVQGPKLLSGTGSDKVHLLVVCTADRGLCGGFNSSIVRLAREHIRKLTAEGKTVKIVTVGKKGYDLLRRQYRDQIIENRDLRGNKPVDYEFAAEIADSIISRFEDGEFDVATLFYSRFRSVIAQVPTAQKLIPAELPEAGDTVTDAALEFEPSEEAILDTLLPRNLTVQVFRALLENAASEQGARTGAMDSATRNAGEMIKKQTQIYNRTRQAMITKELIEIISGAEAL, from the coding sequence ATGGCGAGTTTGAAGGATCTGCGTAACCGCATCGCTTCGGTGAAGGGCACGCAGAAGATCACCAAGGCGATGCAGATGGTCGCCGCCGCCAAGTTGCGGCGTGCGCAGAATGCTGCCGAGAATGCACGTCCCTACGCCGAGAAAATGTCGCAGGTGCTGGGCAATCTCGCCGCGAACCTCATCGGAGGCGTCCAGGGTCCGAAGCTCCTGTCCGGCACCGGCTCGGACAAGGTCCACCTGCTCGTGGTCTGCACCGCCGATCGCGGCCTGTGCGGCGGCTTCAATTCGTCGATCGTGCGTCTTGCCCGCGAGCACATCCGCAAGCTGACGGCCGAAGGCAAGACGGTGAAGATCGTCACCGTCGGCAAGAAGGGCTACGACCTTCTCCGCCGACAGTACCGTGACCAGATCATCGAGAATCGCGATCTGCGCGGCAACAAGCCGGTGGATTACGAGTTCGCCGCCGAGATCGCGGACAGCATCATCTCGCGCTTCGAGGATGGCGAGTTCGACGTGGCGACGTTGTTCTACTCACGCTTCCGCTCGGTCATCGCCCAGGTGCCGACTGCGCAGAAACTCATCCCGGCCGAACTTCCCGAGGCTGGCGATACCGTTACCGATGCCGCACTGGAATTCGAGCCGAGCGAGGAAGCGATCCTCGACACGCTTCTCCCGCGCAACCTCACCGTCCAGGTGTTCCGCGCGCTCCTCGAGAACGCGGCTTCCGAGCAGGGCGCACGCACGGGTGCCATGGATTCCGCCACGCGCAACGCGGGCGAGATGATCAAGAAGCAGACGCAGATCTACAACCGTACGCGTCAGGCCATGATCACCAAGGAACTCATCGAAATCATCTCGGGCGCTGAAGCGCTCTGA
- a CDS encoding glycosyltransferase: MAPAPETRPFSRAPPNAVGVHAGEKRRVIQAGGQVASLDRGKFASDRLAPSIIVRERARSHSQNLVIATRGGTQAPKLCGFLYSRGRKILVRKNSVSAEKAMKAPDAETLHEYNSDFSLPKFANRRHLSNLILSFIDNNKLDQARSAIDVLSSMPSKDETLTFAGMNTKEQTLRRLLAKKAGNKFEAIGLAENQTPNPEALKVSTASLEDLKLSSEHGRREIPKIIHQVWIGTKPCPVGSPDYWRKWCAKYGYEYHLWTQEEVEKLRCYESPAYTIYLKRKLYAGVVDVIRAEILHDIGGLYVDMDMFPVDVGASYHELLSMNGLVGLPAGHYRQLGLGALFLTNNVMGSTAQHPVMRRYIEGMTPSAAALPDAPAWWTVGGCLLTAALLSTTNVISRAHMATSSRIYDMDIIDQRIKQLESGNKLKLFYSVKFW, encoded by the coding sequence ATGGCACCTGCGCCGGAAACCCGCCCCTTCTCAAGGGCTCCTCCGAACGCGGTGGGTGTGCACGCTGGTGAAAAACGCCGCGTGATCCAGGCTGGCGGCCAGGTCGCTTCTCTCGATCGTGGGAAGTTTGCCAGCGACCGGCTGGCGCCGAGTATTATTGTCCGAGAACGAGCACGTTCCCACTCGCAAAATCTCGTCATTGCTACTAGAGGTGGTACTCAAGCCCCGAAATTGTGCGGCTTCCTTTATTCAAGAGGGAGAAAAATCTTGGTTAGAAAAAATAGTGTTTCCGCAGAAAAAGCAATGAAAGCTCCCGACGCGGAAACATTGCATGAATATAACTCAGATTTTTCACTGCCAAAATTCGCAAACAGGCGCCATTTATCCAACTTGATATTATCTTTTATTGACAATAATAAGCTTGATCAAGCTCGTAGTGCCATCGATGTATTGAGTTCAATGCCGTCAAAAGACGAAACCTTAACTTTTGCCGGAATGAATACAAAAGAGCAAACTTTGCGCAGATTGCTGGCAAAAAAGGCTGGCAACAAATTCGAAGCCATTGGATTAGCAGAAAATCAGACCCCAAACCCAGAAGCATTGAAAGTCTCAACAGCAAGTCTAGAAGATCTCAAGCTTTCAAGTGAGCATGGACGGAGAGAAATTCCAAAGATAATCCATCAGGTATGGATAGGCACCAAGCCATGCCCTGTAGGGTCACCAGATTACTGGCGGAAATGGTGTGCAAAGTACGGCTATGAATACCATTTATGGACTCAAGAGGAAGTAGAAAAGCTTCGCTGCTACGAGAGTCCTGCTTACACCATTTATTTGAAGCGTAAGCTTTACGCTGGGGTTGTCGATGTAATACGAGCTGAAATACTGCATGATATCGGCGGCCTGTATGTCGATATGGACATGTTTCCAGTCGATGTCGGGGCTTCGTACCACGAACTTCTGAGTATGAACGGACTAGTCGGGCTTCCAGCCGGACATTATCGTCAGCTCGGATTGGGGGCTCTGTTTCTTACAAATAACGTTATGGGGTCAACAGCCCAACATCCCGTAATGCGTAGATATATTGAAGGAATGACTCCGTCAGCTGCCGCGTTACCCGATGCCCCAGCATGGTGGACAGTCGGCGGATGCCTCTTGACTGCCGCGTTATTATCAACAACCAACGTCATTTCGCGCGCGCACATGGCAACAAGTTCAAGAATTTACGATATGGATATAATTGATCAAAGGATAAAACAGCTTGAATCCGGAAATAAGCTCAAATTGTTTTATAGTGTTAAGTTTTGGTAA